The following are encoded together in the Diabrotica undecimpunctata isolate CICGRU chromosome 7, icDiaUnde3, whole genome shotgun sequence genome:
- the LOC140445094 gene encoding trichoplein keratin filament-binding protein-like, with product MEKVKQRGKHRNQAENEIIRRRERETRYSELWNGTVKYFDHWNNACSKFEEWTSPRYYNENNKMLSDIQSKKQKEEQLEKRREKLRKLFDEERRSFEIEIMVHKSRHLVDRPRRDNLKVTTDALKDVNENIKAHEEEKRRREAELQLYHQWRRNNPLVRQYESKYRCKDLKLSWLDQQIEKQMQKEKEEEENKLILKQHEEKIKLEKETEELQKKQLQEKKEQLKHDLEKQMSELRQKQRICEDLKYKESIEIKQQQLLAELEQKCKVEDQQRRNKECALVNIRQHKRKLLQKTQDIQENLERDRQLISRLMELDLEQVIENETKRRETQESIREFLDILKQQQKLEIVRKKRMDFLFDSEAKAMYEMQEELWKKEEMNRKLLVAEVIESLKKQIATNLEKNKENQRYILQEREEMTKKLEEYNDDLKRLKEDEEKRKQQVKCVREEEIRVKRARETQLENVKMKELDQELELIRKEEERLQKEILRIQQRQGPIRPPRSRFYL from the coding sequence ATGGAGAAAGTCAAGCAAAGAGGAAAACACCGCAATCAAGCTGAAAATGAAATAATTCGACGACGGGAGAGAGAAACTCGATACAGTGAACTTTGGAATGGTACAGTGAAATATTTTGATCACTGGAACAACGCTTGCAGTAAATTCGAAGAATGGACATCTCCAAGATattataatgaaaataataaaatgttatcGGACATACAGAGCAAGAAACAGAAAGAAGAACAATTAGAAAAACGAAGAGAAAAGTTAAGGAAATTATTTGATGAAGAACGGAGATCATTCGAAATAGAAATAATGGTTCATAAGAGTAGACATTTAGTTGACAGACCTAGAAGAGATAATTTAAAAGTTACAACTGATGCGTTAAAAGAtgttaatgaaaatataaaagcacacgaagaagaaaagagaaggcGAGAGGCCGAGCTACAATTGTATCATCAATGGAGAAGAAACAATCCACTTGTACGACAATACGAGTCAAAATACCGTTGTAAAGATTTAAAATTAAGTTGGTTAGACCAACAGATAGAAAAACAAATGCAAAaggaaaaagaagaggaagaaaataaattaattctAAAACAACACGAGGAAAAAATTAAACTTGAAAAAGAAACGGAAGAGTTGCAAAAGAAACAGCTTCAAGAGAAAAAAGAACAGCTTAAACATGATTTAGAAAAACAAATGTCCGAATTACGGCAAAAGCAACGTATCTGCGaagatttaaaatataaagagagTATTGAAATTAAGCAACAGCAGTTATTGGCAGAATTAGAACAAAAATGTAAAGTAGAAGACCAACAAAGACGGAATAAAGAATGTGCCTTGGTTAATATTCGGCAGCATAAAAGAAAACTGCTACAGAAAACTCAGGATATCCAAGAAAACTTAGAGAGGGACAGACAATTAATTTCAAGATTAATGGAGCTAGACCTAGAACAGGTTATTGAAAATGAAACTAAACGACGGGAGACCCAAGAAAGTATAAGGGAGTTTTTAGATATACTAAAACAGCAACAAAAACTAGAGATAGTAAGAAAGAAACGAATGGACTTTTTATTTGATTCAGAGGCTAAAGCTATGTATGAAATGCAAGAAGAATTgtggaaaaaagaagaaatgaacaGAAAACTACTAGTAGCAGAGGTTATTGAATCATTAAAAAAGCAAATAGCAactaatttggaaaaaaataaggaaaatcaAAGATATATTTTGCAAGAACGTGAGGAAATGAcgaaaaaactagaagaatacaATGACGATTTGAAACGTTTAAAAGAAGACGAGGAGAAAAGAAAACAACAAGTAAAGTGTGTTAGAGAAGAAGAAATTCGCGTAAAACGAGCAAGAGAAACACAGTTGGAAAATGTTAAAATGAAAGAACTTGATCAAGAGTTAGAACTAAttcgaaaagaagaagaaaggctACAAAAAGAAATTTTGAGAATTCAGCAAAGACAAGGTCCTATTAGACCTCCTCGAAGTAGATTTTATCTTTAA
- the LOC140445095 gene encoding calcium release-activated calcium channel protein 1-like produces MDQSTQVNFPIVTKFDKRKIWRHNTSTDLFTSMPNRAMSSSNLWAPVKPSRPRSLNVTSDTINRTKISYLDNSMSLQPHSLETSFGSISRERTPPFSSNSSLTSNGPSSSIVNGTPSAFLTSPSSGFASNPASTGYTLYKSRPKVKIRDDDSTASGPKTYCRCYDIEHSMTNEKRQLTNTKDGLSWRRLHMSRAKLKATATTSELLSGFAMIAMVELQINTPTNVPEWLFVLFAVCTTVLVAVHIFALMISTYILPNIEAIAKLEVCEMVKESPHERMKGFIEIAWAFSTILGLFLFLIEIAILCWVKFWDYSFSAAVAATVIVIPVLIIFVLFAAHFYHSLVVYKCNTSNSDMEKLENIKKQLDEVTISM; encoded by the exons atggATCAATCGACTCAAGTAAATTTTCCAATAGTAACTAAATTcgacaaaagaaaaatatggagGCACAACACATCTACGGATTTATTTACTTCAATGCCCAATAGAGCTATGTCGTCTTCTAATTTATGG GCTCCAGTAAAACCATCTAGACCGAGATCATTAAACGTCACATCAGATACAATCAATCGAACGAAAATATCATACCTAGATAATTCAATGAGTTTACAGCCTCATTCATTAGAAACGTCTTTTGGATCGATATCTCGAGAAAGGACACCACCTTTTTCAAGTAATTCTAGCTTAACTTCAAACGGACCATCGTCAAGTATAGTTAATGGTACACCATCTGCTTTTCTTACAAGTCCATCATCCGGATTTGCGAGCAACCCAGCATCTACTGGTTATACATTATACAAATCAAGACCGAag GTAAAAATTAGAGATGATGACAGTACTGCCAGTGGGCCCAAAACTTACTGTCGATGCTACGACATCGAACATAGTATGACCAACGAAAAAAGGCAACTAACAAATACAAAAGACGGCTTATCATGGAGAAGGTTACATATGTCTAGAGCAAAACTCAAAGCAACCGCCACGACTTCTGAATTATTATCTGGATTTGCCATGATAGCTATG GTAGAACTTCAAATAAATACTCCAACCAATGTTCCTGAATGGTTATTTGTATTGTTTGCCGTATGTACAACGGTATTAGTAGCAGTTCATATATTTGCTCTAATGATATCAACGTACATTCTCCCAAATATAGAAGCCATAGCAAAACTAGAAGTGTGCGAAATGGTAAAAGAAAGTCCCCACGAAAGAATGAAGGGATTTATAGAAATTGCATGGGCTTTTTCTACGATATTAG gtttGTTCCTGTTCTTAATTGAAATTGCAATCCTGTGCTGGGTAAAATTCTGGGATTACTCCTTTTCAGCTGCTGTTGCTGCAACGGTGATTGTGATTcctgttttaataatattcgttCTTTTCGCTGCCCACTTTTATCATTCTTTAGTTGTTTACAAATGTAACACTTCAAATAGTGATATGGAGAAATTAGAGAACATTAAGAAACAATTAGACGAAGTAACAATCAGCATGTGA